In Rhinolophus ferrumequinum isolate MPI-CBG mRhiFer1 chromosome 3, mRhiFer1_v1.p, whole genome shotgun sequence, the DNA window GAGTGATAAGAACtgttacaaagaagaaataaagagtgCTATGAAAACTTATATAATGGGGGGGTGTGATTATGTAAGGCTCCTCTGAGAAAGTGAAATGTACTGTAAATTCAGACTTAATGAATGAGTTGGTTCTAACAAGTAAAGGATGGCAGCAGTGGGATGGGGAAGAGCTCCAACACAGTAGGCAACAATTATTTTATGTAgccctgtgtgtatgtgtgtgtttgtgtgtatatgtgtatcatatatatctcatacatatatcacattatatatgtataaatgctCAGTCGTATCTGCTGAATAATAATAGTTAGCATTTGTTGAGCAGAAATAGGTGTTAGATActgcactttacatgtattatttcatccTCATTATTACCCTGGAAGTAGAGACCATTATTCCCAATTTATCCTTGAGAAACATATTTGGTTAAATATCTTGCTTAAGATCACATAGTCAATCTAACACTCCCTAGACACTTTTCTTAACTAATGCACTGTGAAAGTAGAGAGGCGGGGGGAATAAATGATAACCAGGAACAGAAGGGTTAGATGAAATGTCATGGTGGGTATGCAACTCAGCTGTActtcaaaggaagagaagggcTTAGATAGGCAGGGAGGCAGTGGGCGGTGGGTGTAGGGGCTCAAGCTTGTTGATTGCAACAACTGTTTAAAGGCAGACTGAATTTGTTTTATTCCACACATCAGAGATGGACTTCTGTTATGTTAACCATAGGgcacattttacttttatcatcCACTAGCTATTTTCTATTTGCTGCAAAACTTAACATTGTTTCATATAGTATTTATACACttttacagatatttaaaaaataccattttcagaATGTTTGTATATACCTGCAACAAAATAGTAACCTTAAAAGTTCCAAACAACTATTCAAAGACAGCTCACTCCCTCTCCATTATCATAACTTTCTAACCTAGGTTTTCAGTGAATTATGCCTTTTCGGTTTGGGACCCAGCCATGGAGGTTTCCAGTGGAAGGAGGAGATTCTTCAATCGGGCTGGAACCTGGGCTGACCTCCAGTGCTGCCTGTAATGGGAAGGAGATGTCACCAGCCAGGTAAAGTCTCCTTATCCTGACAACTGAGGAAATGTGTAATGGCTGCCATCGATACAAGCTTCAGCTGATGTTCAATATTAGTAAGAAAAAGCCCAGGAACATTGCTGTTATTAAATTAGTATTAACAAATATTGCTGTTATTAAATTAGTATGGACAGATCCCAGGTTTTCTTAGCATAGAGTCCGCATTTTATACCTCTGTAAGTCTTAACGATAaaccaattctttcttttttttccctttcttccttctttccttccttccttccttctcttcttccctccctccctccttccttcctttttctggaggtacattttttgtttttttgttgttgttgttgatactTTTTGAGATTAGAATAACAATCAATTAAAAAGCCAGCCTTTAGTGCTATCATATGCttggcactgtgctgggcataAGGCTACAAACGTGGAAAAGACTCAGACCTCAGGTTTAGTGGGACTATGGCTTTGATTTGATCTTTGGCAGAAAGAGAACGATGTAGAGTATGAAgattctataaaacaaaataggggtggccggttagttcagctggttagagtgcagtgctcttaacaacaaggttgccggttcgatccccacatgggccactgtgagctgcgccctccacaactagagggcgcaactacttgacttggaactgatgggtcctggaaaacagacttaaataaataaaagtttaaataataataatatattttttttagttgaagaaaactattttaaaaatcagttattcAAGGATGGAACAGGGTACTTTGAGAAATACTGAGCACTTGTCTTTAGAAATGTTTGAGGTTGGGTGATTATTTGGTGGGAATGTTAGAAAGGAAATTCAAGCACTGGATGTATTTTTGGACTAGATGTCATTTAAGGGCTTTTTAAACCTGAGATTCTATCAACATTTGAACAGTATGTGGAATAGtatgttcagttttatatttttccacaaaTATAGTTTCTagtttttaagatataaaaaatatatattctagttttatatacacaaatatatattctaGTTTTTAAATCAACTCAACTGAAGTGATTTTAAGATGCATATAAGTATGAATTGCCATAGTATTATCACTTACGTTTTCAACTGTGCACCCCCCCCCCCTTACCATTTAGTAATCACTGCATACCTTTCAGAATGAACATCTGGAAGgttatttttgtattatgaaTTTCCTGTCATTAAATGTATAGCAACAAATCATAGTGTCTTTGCACTGTAAGTCTAAAATATCTGCCTCGTCAGTGCCACTGtgctatatttattttgtgattttttaaagatttcaaaatgatttaaaacagtTGAATGTGCACTCACACTTCATTGCTctgaaaagtttcatttttagtCTCTAAATACATGTCCTCTGCTATTTTATTCAGGCAACTCCGAAGATGCCCTGGAAGTCATTGCCTGACAATAACTGATGTTCCCATCACGGTCTATGCAACAATGCGAAAGCCACCTGCACAAAGCAGCAAGGAAATGAATCCTAAATAGCATCATTAAGTCTTTCATGGAGGTTTGACTAGGTCAAGGGTAGTGGGGCAGTATCATCACATGATctggtaaacaaataaaagtggTGGCACCTTTGGATGATGACAACAGCTGAAATGTTTACTTTTAGTAGGAAAATATTGAATCGTAGTGTATAAAACATGTAGTAATAAGCCATCAGTTATTTTTGATAGATAAGACAGAATAATATTTCACAATTAGATAGTACCTTAGAGATTATTTTGCTCACCGTGGACCAGTAATAACAATAATTCAAGATGCTTAATCCACCTTGATTATCAATCAAGAAGGGTCCATTCTAAATGCTTAATGTGTTGTAGACCAGGTTCCTTTGTTTATATTTGGGTTGGTACTTAGCTGAATTCTTTCACTTGAATATCCTGAGCCAATTTTAGGTTTGATTTCTTTTGATAATGCTGATAATAGAGCTTAGTCCAAGACCAAAGAAAGTTCTTAGTCCATGGTTAATCTGCAAAGCATACATATAAAGTGCGTATGGGAACTCAGGttgttggttaaatttattataatGAGTTCAAGGCTATATTTCTAATcccatttttccaaaaaaagtaaTGGCCCATCGTAAACACTGTACCTGAAGTTCCTGCCAGTCATTTTGAAATTGTCTATAATGGGTATTGAGAAACTTCAAATGGATCTTTTTGTTTGATTAGACTTAAGGATCAGTTTTGAGATCTAAGCCAgctctttatgttctttttttccttcttgcaaTATTCCCAAGAAACaacctgctttcttttcctttagatgGTTGCCACCATCCAGCCCATGAAATTGTCTTCTCCAAAAACTGACTTTAGCGTCAGATACAGTTTCTTGTCCACTTTGTTGTTCCTGAAGATATACATCTaagccttttaaaatgaaagttatatTACTGTATAATTACATGGAGATAGATGCATGTGTACTACataaggtgaaaaagaaaaactgccaaggatttataaatggaaagattctgagagttttatatatcatatattaataataataatatataataatatatgtataaactgGAAAACTTCACACAGTGCTGGGAGGTGTTGGAATTCTGATCAATCAGAATAGGAAGACCTTGTTATACATATGGGGTATTGAGTAGAGAGACCTCAGAAAAGTCTTGTCTTAGTAGGAAGTATAAACTAACACTAGACTAAAAGCTAATGTACACCAACTttaataaagcttaaaaataaaatttgagagaaTCAAGGTGATCCCCAATTAATTTATTTgccaaataaaagtttaatactctttaaaggaagagaacaaaaaggaaattgcCCAAGGCTGGGGAAAGAATAACAGGACAGGAGAAGTGATTAAAAATTTCTCAGAGCTCATATAAGGCTAggaataatttatgttttaaccatagtagaaaaatcttttaatacaTGTAGCATTGAGTAGAGTTTTCAGCATGATATTATTTCAGTGGGGGtggctgtgggatgcagggataGGAATAGCTTTAGACTGAAAGTGGCTCTGGACCTGCATTATCAAAGCTTAAGAGTAAAACTTGAAAGGACCAAACTGATTCCAAGTAACTGAATTGCAtccaagaagggaaaaaaagaaaaaaactctaaaTGTAAAAAACTACAGTAAAGTCCAGCACCAAAGATGTAAAAttgacaataaaaaattaccatacATGCAAAAAGGAAGGAATATATAATCCATAGTTTAGAGAATCTGTCAgtagaaatagactcagaatGACAGATGATAGCATTAGCAGAGAAGCTACTACAAATATTCCAGTAGTAGATGAAATCATCATCATaatgaggagagaaatggaaggtaTAAAAAAAGACCCAAGttgaacttctagaaatgaaaaatacaatatctgaaataaaaatatgaactgaATTGGATTAAGAACAGATTAGATACTGgagaagaaaagattaatgaacttgaagacataagttatacaaattatccaaaatgtagtacaaaaaaacaaaaggggCTGAAATGATATATGAATTTTGTATTTCAGTATAAAGCAGTTATATACATGTAAGTGGCTtccaagaaggagaaaggaggaagatagaaaaatatttaaagaaataatggccatatttttttcccatatttGATACTTAGCCAACACCATGgagaagaaacatgaaaagaaaacaaaaaattaaattgtctgAAATTAAACTAAATAACTAATTTTCTGAAAACCAGGGATAGAGACAATCCTAAAACctgacagagaaaaatgacacattcagaagaacaaaaataagaataagagcACAGTTTTCATCAGAAAACATGCAGGCAAGAGGGCAGTAGAACAATATctttaaagtatcttttaaaaatcatgaagaaagacttttttttacaatatctttaaagtatcttttaaaaatcatgaagaaaagacttttcagttaaaaaaaatgttgagagaattcatcaccagcataTCTATACTATAagcaagaaaagaggaaaaaggaacaatAATAATAGATTTCAGCTAAatcatatttatctttgtattaatTACAAACGGTctaaacatttcaattaaaaggcagagattgtcaagAGATAATTTAGCAGAGATAGCTAGAGAGAAGATGTTGCCTATATGACCCTAACTTTAAATACTAAGAGACAGATAAAAgtataaaaggatgaaaatagaTATACTATGTAAAAATTTTACACATGGAAAATTTAcgaagaatagaccatatatagggaacaaaacaaatttcaataaaagtttgaaaagcagGCAAAGTGTGCAAAGTATGCAAAGTATGTTCCACAacagaattatattaaaaatcaataacagaaaaatatctggagACTCCAAATATCAGGATATCAAATCATGCACTTCCAAATAACccatgaataaaataagaaatgacagaagaaattagaaaatattttgaactgagtgaaaatgaaaacaacacacCAAAACATATGAGGTGCAGTTTCATAGTGCTTAGAGAGAAgaaatcattaaattttttttcactagaaaagaagaaacaagtcaATGATCTAAGCTTTCACCTTAAGAAAGCAGGAATGatgaacaaactaaacccaaaataagcagaaagaaagaaataatgaagataagaccagaaatcaatgaaataaaagatgaatagtagagaaaaataaaggaaaccaaacactggttcttcaaaaagatcaataaaattgatacaCTTGTAGACAGAattatcaggaaaagaaagacacaaattactgaTATTAGGAATGAGAGACCAGGGACATTACCAGGGACATTACTATAGAccataaagacattaaaaaagtaaacttggttttttcgtttttgtttttgtttttttaattaccagtATGAATTATTTAGTCTTCTAAAGCCTCTGCCTTGAATAAATGCCTTCCCACGTTCCTTATATTCCTAGAGATGAGCTTAGGGCAACCCTGTGGCATCAGGCTTTTATAATCTTCCTCCAGCTTGACATCAGCTCATTAATCAGCTTTGTTTAGACATGATCATTTGAAAACATATTCTGCtgaggtggctggttagctcactGCTTGTAAATTCACTATGGCCTTGGCTGGGCTGGTGAGGGACCCAATGCTGAGCAGCCACTGTCACTACACTTCAGAAATTCCTCAAGGGACTTAATGGTTGCTTCTGGCTGGTAGTGTCGTGCTACATTCCTCTTACGTGTGCCTCTCTGTCCCATGCTTTGGTAGTAGATCCTATCAGGCTTTCATCTCTCAATTTCATCTAGCCTCTGCTTGCCCCCAGCAGTGTCCTCTGGGAATGTTGTCCCCTGGTATTGTGAAGTTTATAAACTGAGGGCTTTATTCCTGGTGGCCGAACTTCTTCCCTACTTCTCAGGACTTGAAGGGTCACCAAAGACTTGAGGGAGGACTTCCTGTCTCACTAATGGGCTGAGCCATTTTGATCCTCACCTCCCCATACCCTCAGGCAAATCAGAGATCCCTGGGGCTCACGGAACCCAAGTGGAGAAGAGTCTGCAGCTTGGCTGGTTTAGTTTACTCTGTGTTATGGCTGAGAATGAGGGGATAAAGCAGCCCTCCAGGATGCCTCAGGACAcggttttggaaaagaaaatggtaggCTGCTTCAGAGCCATTTGTTCCTGCTTCGGGCTGGTGGAGGGAACATTGTGAGGTTTCAATGTATTTTAAGCACCGGTTCAATTTCTACTAGTTAAGGCCCTAGACATCTGGATTCAGAGTTTTCAGGCCAGAAGTCATAAATGGCTCTCAGAAGGTTTTGTTTGGTCAGTTCAGtagttttctgttgctttaaTTTAATTAGTCACCAACTGAAAAATCAGGCCATTTTGACCTCCCGCCCCCAATCCTCCAGTATTTCACATTTCCAGCTTCTTTTGGAAATTTTGTTCCTTCAAGATTTGTGTTCTTTGATGGTGATGAAAAGGCTGAgttgagcacctgctgtgctTCTAGGGCCAGTGATCTCTTGATTTTCTCAGATGCCACCAGCTTTGCTCCTTTATGCTACCTCTCTGGCTCTATAGGCATTTGGGTCTGTGAGTCCAGCTTTTGAGAGTTGGAGGGAAGGCAGACAGTCCTCTGGAGGCAGAAAGCAAGGGGATAATCATGCTGCCCCTCCTTCGAATCCTGGCTCTTCCATCTGCTGAATGATAGTAGACAAGCTACCTTGCctttctaagttttaaatttctcatcTGCAAATGCTACCTCATAGGATTACTGTGATGATCAAATGAAATGAACTCTAGCTTACTTCGTAAGTCCTCTATGAATTTGATATTAACTATTTTcaacattattattaatgtacCTGAGAGGAGGGCAGCAAGGGAATATAagtatacatactgtgtttcctcgaaaataagacctagccggaccatcagctctaatgtgtcttttggagcaaaaattaatataagatccggtcttattttaaataatataggaccaggtctcatataaaatataatataatataatataatattgaaaattatCTTCCGTGAAATAAAGATGAGTCTGAGAATCTCGCCATCCCTTAAAAATGTGTGCCAGTGCTCATTTAGAATCCCTTCTATTTTATTAGAAACAGTAATTTCACCAGCAGGAAGTAATACAAGTAGGTTTATCACTTCTTTCATTGTTGTCCATTGCAGACATTTTGGATCTAAGATAAGAAtgcaaatgagaaataataaacatcCAGTCCCTGACGATTCATTTAAGTCTTGCTCAACTAGCTGAAAGCTTCCACTGGAAGGAAGAGTTAGTTCCTCCtggctgcctttgtttctttcagtgcTCTAAAGAACTTTGTACTTGGGCAGCTTTGCTCTGACGTGTCAGGCTGCTGGACAGGAATTGATGCTCACTGCGCCGCTGACCAGGGCTGCTTTACTGAAGCTCACGGGGCGTCCATCAATCACAAAGTGACGGATGCAGCCTGTGAAGGGTCTGCCCAGGGCCAAACGTGGTGTCAGCAGAGactctgaaaaaagaaagaaatcaaagattgCAATTCTAAGCCCAGATATTACTTCAtggtaaaaatatacatacataataattGTTCACATCATCAAGATGATTTACATGTCAAAAATGAGTAATTTACTCATTTTGTCGGGAACATAATCTGCATttgaggtaccgtgtttccccgaaaataagacctagccggaccatcagctctaatgagtcttttggagcaaaaattaatgtaagacccggtcttattttaatataatataggaccgggtctcatataatataagaccgggtcttatgttaatttttgctccaaaagatgcgttagagctgatggtccggctaggttttatttttggggaaacagggtaatatgAACATGtggtaattttaaagttttgccaTGTTTTCCAAGATCTAATTTGTAAGACTATTTTAGCTGTCTTCCAAGGCTAAAATTTGCCACTTACATGTAAACTCAGCAATGTATTTTCCGGATCTACCTATGCTTTTTGGAGTtaatttcacctgggcctcactTATTTGATGTGTTTTGCAGAGAAGGGGGGAATAAATTTTAGCTTCCACACTATTGTTGGATTTGGATAATGTCTCTGTTTAATGCGTATCATTATGGTTCACCTTTAAGCCTCTACATTTTTGCCGAGCTCATAAagtataatgagaaaataatgaattcgaataaaccaaattttaattctttgggcTCAGGGTTTAAGAACTATAAATAGGATAATGATAACTAGCCTGGTCTGTGTGTGGGCGAAGGTGCCCTGAGGAATGCCAGGAGAATTTTCTTCCCTTATCTTAATTAGAGATCTAGAAGAAGCCTTATGTTTATTAATTGCACAGACACAGTTAAATGTGTTGGGATGATAGAAGCAATGTAATTTAAAGCAATTTAGAGAGCTTAGAAATATCATGAAATTAAAATCCATTTAGTCAAAGCTTATTATTATGTACAAATAGCTATGTGAACAGTAGCAGATAAAAGATGGGCAAACACTTAGACATCAGTAACTCAGGAAGGAACATAAAACAGCACAGCAAATGAAACATCATCAAACAAACTGTAATAAATTTTCTAAGCAATGTAGATAAAGAATAGGCAGAAGCTTTGTACTGAAAATAAATCATGGAAAGAGGATTTCATATTTAGAATGATAATTATAAAGTTTTAGATTTGGAAGGGGCCTGAAAGATCAATTCTCTTTGTCTCTAGGTTagtatgactata includes these proteins:
- the FAM229B gene encoding protein FAM229B, which produces MPFRFGTQPWRFPVEGGDSSIGLEPGLTSSAACNGKEMSPARQLRRCPGSHCLTITDVPITVYATMRKPPAQSSKEMNPK